In Sporosarcina sp. PTS2304, a genomic segment contains:
- the carB gene encoding carbamoyl-phosphate synthase large subunit has translation MPKRTDIKSILVIGSGPIVIGQAAEFDYAGTQACLSLKEEGYRVILINSNPATIMTDTEIADKVYIEPITLEFVSRIIRKERPDALLPTLGGQTGLNMAIELQESGILDELEIEILGTKLDAIHKAEDRDLFRNLMNEMGEPVPDSEIIHNIDEAYAFVNEIGYPVIVRPAFTLGGTGGGICHNDEDLEEIVASGLKYSPVTQCLLEKSIAGFKEIEYEVMRDSADNAIVVCNMENVDAVGIHTGDSIVTAPCQTLTDRENQMLRNVSLRIIRALKIEGGCNVQLALDPHSFDYYIIEVNPRVSRSSALASKATGYPIAKLAAKIAVGLTLDEMMNPVTGNTYACFEPTLDYVVTKIPRWPFDKFESAKRNLGTQMKATGEVMAMGRTFEESIQKAVRSLETGQFDLSLPGGEDMTDAWIEKRIRKAGDERLFFIGEALRRGVTIETLHDWSAIDLFFLRKFETIVRYEELLKNNPYDYDVAYKAKRLGFADVTLAKLWKTTEREVYDWRKQQELIPVYKKVDTCAGEYESDTPYFYGTYEEENESVRTDKKSVVVLGSGPIRIGQGVEFDYATVHCVWAIQEAGYEAIIVNNNPETVSTDFSISDKLYFEPLTIEDVMHIIDLEQPEGVIVQFGGQTAINLADELEARGVKILGTSLEDIDRAENRDKFESALHEIGVPQPLGKTALSVPEAVVIATEIGYPVLVRPSYVLGGRAMEIVYHEEELLQYMENAVKASPEHPVLIDRYLTGTEIEVDAICDGETVLIPGIMEHIERAGVHSGDSIAVYPPQNLSQSMIETIADYTKRLALGLKIRGLMNIQFVISEGQVYVIEVNPRSSRTVPFLSKITNIPMANVATQAILGKSIAQQGYADGLADAPAGVYVKVPVFSFAKLRRVDITLGPEMKSTGEVMGKDSTLEKALYKGLVAAGMEVKEYGSVLMTVSDKDKEEIVDMAKRFVEIGYRILATEGTAKALEQANIEVKTVGKIGTEGTTLIDVIQKGQAQLVINTLTKGKQPARDGFRIRRESVENGVPAFTSIDTANAMLSVIESMTFQTDAMPKPQVIQ, from the coding sequence ATGCCTAAACGTACAGATATTAAATCCATTCTCGTCATTGGCTCAGGTCCAATTGTTATTGGGCAAGCCGCTGAATTTGACTACGCGGGTACACAAGCGTGTCTATCATTAAAAGAAGAAGGGTACCGTGTAATTCTGATTAACTCTAATCCGGCAACGATCATGACGGATACAGAAATTGCGGATAAAGTATATATTGAACCTATTACACTGGAATTCGTCAGCCGCATCATTCGTAAAGAGCGCCCTGATGCATTACTACCTACATTAGGCGGCCAAACAGGATTGAATATGGCGATTGAATTACAAGAGTCAGGAATTTTAGATGAACTGGAAATTGAAATTTTAGGTACGAAACTAGATGCGATCCATAAGGCAGAAGACCGTGACCTGTTCCGTAACTTGATGAATGAGATGGGAGAGCCGGTTCCGGACAGTGAGATTATCCACAATATCGATGAAGCGTATGCGTTCGTTAATGAAATTGGCTACCCGGTCATTGTACGTCCGGCATTTACACTCGGTGGTACGGGTGGAGGAATCTGTCACAACGACGAAGATTTAGAAGAAATTGTAGCAAGCGGTTTGAAATACAGCCCAGTTACACAATGTTTACTCGAGAAATCCATCGCCGGCTTTAAAGAAATTGAATATGAAGTAATGCGTGACTCAGCAGATAATGCGATTGTCGTATGTAATATGGAAAACGTAGACGCTGTAGGGATTCATACAGGTGACTCTATCGTTACAGCGCCATGTCAAACGCTAACAGACCGTGAAAATCAAATGTTGCGTAATGTTTCTCTCCGTATCATTCGCGCATTGAAAATCGAAGGAGGATGTAACGTACAGTTAGCACTTGATCCGCATAGCTTTGATTACTACATCATCGAAGTAAACCCGCGAGTGAGTCGTTCATCAGCATTAGCATCTAAGGCAACTGGCTATCCAATTGCAAAATTAGCTGCGAAAATTGCAGTCGGCTTAACTTTAGATGAAATGATGAACCCTGTAACAGGCAATACGTATGCTTGCTTTGAGCCGACTTTAGACTATGTTGTCACAAAAATTCCACGCTGGCCATTCGATAAGTTCGAATCAGCAAAACGTAACTTGGGGACACAAATGAAGGCAACTGGTGAAGTGATGGCAATGGGTCGTACATTTGAAGAGTCGATTCAAAAAGCTGTTCGTTCATTAGAAACCGGTCAATTCGACTTATCACTTCCTGGTGGAGAAGATATGACGGATGCCTGGATCGAGAAGCGTATTCGTAAAGCGGGAGATGAACGTTTGTTCTTTATCGGTGAAGCGTTGCGCCGTGGAGTGACAATTGAAACGTTACATGATTGGAGCGCAATTGATCTATTCTTCTTACGCAAGTTTGAAACTATCGTGCGTTATGAAGAGTTATTGAAAAACAACCCATATGACTATGACGTAGCTTATAAAGCAAAGCGTTTAGGTTTTGCAGACGTAACGCTGGCTAAACTTTGGAAGACGACTGAGCGTGAAGTGTACGACTGGAGAAAACAACAAGAACTTATTCCGGTGTATAAGAAAGTAGACACATGTGCAGGTGAGTATGAATCAGACACACCATATTTCTACGGAACGTATGAAGAAGAAAATGAATCTGTTAGAACCGATAAGAAAAGTGTAGTTGTTTTAGGATCAGGTCCGATACGAATTGGACAAGGTGTAGAGTTCGACTATGCAACAGTGCATTGTGTATGGGCAATTCAAGAAGCTGGTTATGAAGCGATTATCGTGAATAATAATCCGGAGACAGTATCTACAGACTTCTCTATCTCTGATAAATTGTACTTCGAGCCACTGACGATTGAAGACGTTATGCACATCATTGATCTAGAACAGCCAGAAGGAGTAATTGTTCAGTTTGGCGGCCAGACGGCAATTAACTTAGCTGACGAGTTAGAGGCACGTGGTGTTAAAATTCTTGGAACATCACTTGAAGATATCGATCGTGCAGAAAACCGCGACAAATTTGAAAGTGCGCTTCATGAAATCGGTGTACCACAACCACTTGGTAAAACAGCATTATCTGTTCCGGAAGCTGTGGTGATTGCTACAGAGATCGGATATCCTGTGCTTGTGCGTCCTTCGTATGTACTGGGTGGGCGTGCGATGGAGATCGTTTATCATGAAGAAGAATTATTGCAGTATATGGAAAATGCAGTGAAAGCCAGTCCAGAGCACCCTGTTTTGATCGACCGATACTTAACAGGTACAGAAATCGAAGTAGATGCAATCTGTGATGGCGAAACAGTATTAATTCCTGGAATTATGGAACACATTGAACGTGCGGGTGTTCACTCAGGTGACTCAATTGCTGTTTATCCGCCACAAAATCTTTCACAGTCAATGATTGAAACGATTGCAGATTACACAAAACGTCTAGCGCTCGGTTTGAAAATTCGCGGGTTGATGAATATCCAATTTGTAATTTCTGAAGGGCAAGTATATGTAATAGAAGTGAATCCACGCTCTAGTCGTACAGTACCATTTTTGAGTAAAATCACGAATATTCCAATGGCTAACGTTGCGACACAAGCGATTTTAGGCAAATCTATTGCACAACAAGGATATGCAGATGGATTAGCAGATGCTCCAGCAGGTGTCTATGTTAAAGTGCCTGTGTTCTCATTTGCTAAGTTACGCCGTGTAGACATAACACTCGGACCAGAAATGAAATCAACGGGTGAGGTTATGGGGAAAGACAGCACGCTAGAGAAAGCTTTATATAAAGGCTTGGTCGCTGCTGGTATGGAAGTGAAAGAATACGGATCCGTTCTCATGACTGTATCTGATAAAGATAAAGAAGAAATTGTCGATATGGCAAAACGCTTCGTGGAAATAGGTTATCGAATTTTAGCGACAGAGGGTACTGCTAAAGCACTTGAGCAGGCGAATATCGAAGTGAAAACAGTAGGCAAGATCGGTACAGAAGGAACAACTTTGATCGATGTCATTCAAAAAGGGCAAGCGCAGTTAGTGATCAATACACTAACTAAAGGGAAGCAACCTGCGCGTGACGGCTTTAGAATACGTCGTGAGTCTGTAGAAAATGGCGTTCCGGCGTTTACTTCAATCGATACAGCAAATGCCATGCTATCGGTAATTGAATCTATGACATTCCAAACAGACGCTATGCCAAAACCACAGGTGATTCAATGA
- a CDS encoding dihydroorotate dehydrogenase electron transfer subunit: protein MIIQDLMTVGSQQQIAKNIFEMKLTGKLVGEITSPGQFVHIRVSDSFEPLLRRPISIANIDAEKNEMTIIYRAEGHGTQLLSHKREGDIVNVLGPLGNGFPVEETLAGQTAILIGGGIGVPPLYELSKQLTAKGVNCIHILGFQSDDVVFYEEEFAVLGETHIATVDGTNGTAGFVTNIMSKLSNEFETFYSCGPMPMLDAVQKAYVHKKGFLSFEQRMGCGIGACFACVCHTNENATDKTYVKVCSDGPVFPAGVVQI from the coding sequence ATGATCATCCAAGACTTGATGACTGTCGGATCGCAACAGCAAATCGCCAAAAATATTTTCGAAATGAAACTCACTGGAAAGCTGGTCGGAGAAATTACTTCTCCTGGCCAGTTTGTCCATATTCGCGTATCAGATTCCTTTGAACCATTATTACGTCGTCCAATTTCTATTGCGAATATTGACGCTGAAAAAAATGAAATGACGATTATTTATCGCGCGGAAGGACACGGCACGCAATTGCTGTCCCATAAACGTGAAGGGGATATTGTGAATGTACTAGGACCTTTAGGTAACGGATTTCCAGTGGAAGAAACGTTAGCTGGTCAAACTGCTATATTGATAGGTGGGGGGATTGGTGTCCCTCCACTCTATGAATTATCTAAACAATTAACAGCTAAAGGTGTTAATTGTATTCATATTCTAGGGTTTCAGTCAGATGATGTGGTCTTTTATGAAGAAGAATTCGCGGTGCTCGGCGAGACGCATATTGCGACGGTAGATGGTACGAATGGAACAGCGGGATTCGTGACGAATATTATGAGTAAGCTTTCTAATGAATTCGAAACATTTTATAGCTGTGGACCTATGCCGATGCTTGACGCGGTACAAAAAGCATATGTGCATAAAAAAGGATTTCTATCATTTGAACAACGTATGGGCTGCGGAATCGGTGCTTGTTTCGCTTGCGTTTGCCATACAAATGAAAATGCAACGGATAAAACATACGTTAAAGTCTGTTCAGATGGTCCAGTATTTCCAGCAGGGGTGGTGCAAATATGA
- a CDS encoding dihydroorotate dehydrogenase: protein MNRLAITLPGLELKNPIMPASGCFGFGKEYGNLYDLSQLGAIMIKATTLETRYGNPTPRVAETSSGMLNAIGLQNPGLHGVLQNELPWLEKFDVPIIANVAGSETEDYVEVAKELSKAPNVHALELNISCPNVKCGGIAFGTDPAVAKELTAAVKAVSAVPVYVKLSPNVADIKSMALAVEAGGADGITMINTLVGMRLDEKTGKPVIANKTGGLSGPAVKPVAIRMVYEVSQVVNIPIIGMGGVTCVQDVIDFMSAGASAVAVGTANFVDPFVCPTIIEQLPAKLDDLQIDHVSELIGRSHRV, encoded by the coding sequence ATGAATAGATTAGCGATTACATTGCCCGGCTTAGAGCTGAAAAATCCAATTATGCCTGCTTCCGGTTGCTTTGGCTTTGGGAAAGAGTATGGTAATCTTTATGATCTCTCTCAATTAGGTGCAATTATGATTAAAGCTACAACACTTGAAACTCGTTACGGCAATCCTACTCCGCGTGTAGCCGAAACGTCTTCAGGTATGTTAAATGCTATTGGATTACAAAACCCTGGATTACATGGAGTATTACAAAATGAGTTACCGTGGCTCGAGAAGTTTGACGTTCCAATTATTGCGAACGTAGCAGGTTCTGAAACAGAGGATTATGTAGAAGTGGCAAAAGAACTTTCAAAAGCGCCAAATGTTCATGCCCTAGAGTTAAACATATCGTGTCCGAATGTGAAATGTGGCGGAATAGCATTTGGAACAGATCCAGCGGTGGCAAAAGAATTAACAGCAGCGGTAAAAGCAGTATCAGCGGTGCCAGTTTATGTGAAGTTATCACCTAATGTAGCGGATATTAAGTCCATGGCGCTTGCGGTGGAAGCAGGTGGTGCAGATGGCATTACTATGATCAATACACTAGTCGGTATGCGCTTGGATGAAAAGACAGGCAAACCAGTCATCGCTAACAAAACAGGTGGCTTATCAGGCCCTGCTGTGAAGCCGGTGGCAATTCGTATGGTGTACGAAGTCAGTCAAGTGGTCAATATCCCTATCATTGGAATGGGTGGCGTCACTTGTGTGCAAGATGTTATTGACTTTATGTCAGCGGGAGCTAGTGCAGTAGCAGTCGGTACAGCGAATTTCGTAGATCCATTTGTTTGCCCGACTATTATTGAACAGTTACCTGCAAAATTGGACGACTTGCAAATTGACCATGTTTCAGAATTGATTGGAAGGAGTCACCGCGTATGA
- the pyrF gene encoding orotidine-5'-phosphate decarboxylase, with the protein MNNSPIIALDFNSAEKTFEFLKLLDRSVNVKVGMELYYKEGPAMIARLKEEGYSIFLDLKLHDIPNTVKSAMRVLASLEVDMVNVHAAGGKTMMEAALEGLESGTLAGQKRPALIAVTQLTSTDERQVREEQLITVPLHESVEHYAKLAKSAHLDGVVCSVQEAKIIEKVCGKDFFKVTPGIRLASGDVHDQKRVATPAKAWQEGSTHIVVGRAITGAENPRDAYEKVNTLWKGITS; encoded by the coding sequence ATGAATAACTCCCCAATTATCGCTTTAGATTTTAATTCTGCTGAAAAAACGTTTGAATTTCTAAAATTATTGGACCGTTCTGTAAACGTTAAAGTAGGAATGGAATTGTACTATAAAGAAGGACCTGCAATGATTGCACGTTTAAAGGAAGAAGGCTACTCGATCTTCTTGGATTTAAAATTACATGATATACCAAATACCGTGAAATCAGCGATGCGTGTTTTAGCTTCGTTGGAAGTGGATATGGTCAACGTTCATGCAGCTGGTGGGAAAACTATGATGGAAGCCGCTCTTGAAGGATTGGAGTCAGGCACACTAGCCGGTCAAAAGAGACCTGCTCTAATCGCTGTAACCCAACTGACTTCTACGGATGAACGGCAAGTGCGAGAAGAGCAACTGATTACCGTTCCTCTCCATGAGTCCGTAGAGCATTATGCCAAGCTTGCAAAATCTGCTCACTTGGACGGTGTAGTATGTTCTGTACAAGAAGCGAAAATCATTGAAAAAGTCTGTGGTAAAGATTTCTTCAAAGTCACACCAGGCATCCGTTTAGCATCAGGGGATGTACACGATCAAAAACGTGTTGCTACTCCGGCAAAAGCCTGGCAAGAAGGATCCACGCATATTGTAGTAGGCCGTGCCATAACAGGTGCGGAAAACCCACGTGACGCATATGAAAAAGTCAATACATTGTGGAAGGGGATTACTTCATGA
- the pyrE gene encoding orotate phosphoribosyltransferase, translating into MTRQKEVAQILLNVGAVALNPKDPFTWASGIKSPIYCDNRLTMADPVGRKEIAEGLAELIRVHYPDATVIAGTATAGIPHAAWVADILKLPMVYIRSSAKAHGKSRQIEGKIEPGAKAVIIEDLISTGGSSLNAANALLAEGIVVSGIVSIFTYELQKADEKFAEANLSYHSLTNFAALAEVAKEQGAIEEESMNELTEWHTKLKQGTL; encoded by the coding sequence ATGACAAGACAAAAAGAAGTAGCACAAATTTTATTAAACGTAGGGGCTGTGGCATTAAACCCGAAAGATCCATTTACATGGGCTTCCGGTATTAAATCACCTATTTATTGTGATAACCGTTTAACGATGGCTGATCCAGTAGGGCGTAAGGAAATTGCAGAAGGTTTAGCCGAATTGATTCGAGTTCACTATCCGGATGCTACAGTTATTGCGGGTACTGCAACAGCTGGTATTCCACACGCTGCATGGGTAGCGGACATTTTAAAATTGCCGATGGTATATATCCGTTCTTCCGCAAAAGCGCATGGGAAAAGCCGTCAAATCGAAGGGAAAATTGAACCCGGCGCAAAAGCAGTGATTATTGAAGATTTGATCTCGACAGGTGGTAGTAGTTTAAATGCAGCAAATGCTTTGTTAGCTGAAGGGATAGTAGTGAGCGGAATTGTTTCGATCTTTACATACGAACTTCAAAAAGCAGATGAAAAGTTTGCTGAAGCTAATCTTTCCTACCATAGCTTAACAAATTTTGCAGCGCTTGCAGAAGTAGCGAAAGAACAAGGTGCAATTGAGGAAGAGTCTATGAATGAACTAACTGAATGGCACACGAAACTAAAGCAAGGTACGCTATAA